One genomic window of Thermodesulfobacteriota bacterium includes the following:
- a CDS encoding response regulator, producing the protein MNRILIVDDNRQALNTMRMFLSRFGEEVDVMTADGGETAIQILKEEQVDLVITDLVMPGVDGLSLLAHINEHHPRTLCIAMTGFATENVVRMLPNSLLYFMRKPFKLNELLDTVRKSLKEKPPGGTVGGISISSFLKLIEMDEKSCALDVVLEDNRKGTFFFREGVLLDAVFGNLFGKEAALEMIMIESRMVFTFRPLSHHNMIRRIKSRIMDLMITAAYLQDQDAFIPIEHSTG; encoded by the coding sequence ATGAACAGAATCCTGATTGTTGATGACAATCGACAGGCATTGAATACCATGAGAATGTTTTTATCCAGGTTCGGGGAGGAGGTTGACGTGATGACGGCCGATGGCGGAGAGACAGCCATTCAAATCCTGAAAGAAGAACAAGTCGATCTGGTCATTACGGACCTGGTGATGCCTGGAGTCGACGGTTTGTCTCTGCTTGCTCATATCAATGAACACCATCCCCGAACCCTGTGCATTGCCATGACGGGTTTCGCGACGGAGAACGTGGTCCGTATGCTTCCGAACAGCCTTCTATATTTCATGCGGAAACCGTTTAAGCTCAATGAATTGCTTGATACCGTCCGGAAAAGCCTTAAAGAGAAGCCGCCGGGAGGTACGGTTGGCGGGATTTCGATTTCCAGTTTTTTGAAATTAATTGAAATGGATGAAAAATCATGCGCGCTGGATGTCGTTCTGGAAGATAACAGAAAAGGAACATTTTTTTTCCGGGAAGGGGTTTTGTTGGATGCGGTCTTTGGAAATCTGTTCGGCAAAGAGGCCGCCCTTGAAATGATCATGATCGAAAGCAGGATGGTGTTTACATTCCGCCCGCTATCCCACCACAATATGATCAGACGGATCAAAAGCCGGATTATGGATTTGATGATTACGGCCGCCTACCTGCAGGATCAAGACGCGTTCATACCGATAGAGCATTCTACCGGCTAA
- a CDS encoding transposase: MRRIAMYDYRRLTPEQREQILVGRKKRGLPWHSPPHYGGESHAFLITAACFDHRPILEQPERLSEFYDALVTGIDKELNLQPIAWVIQPNHYHILVKTDLDLLRPWLGRLHNGKSTQWNREDKTPERKVWFRFMDRRMRSENHYYATLNYIHANPAKHGYVQKATDWPWSSLHDYMETCGRDELIRWWRRYPVNDYGKGWDD; this comes from the coding sequence ATGAGAAGAATCGCCATGTATGATTATCGCCGCCTGACACCTGAACAACGAGAGCAAATTCTTGTCGGCAGGAAAAAGCGGGGGTTGCCCTGGCACTCGCCACCTCATTATGGCGGCGAATCGCATGCCTTTCTCATAACCGCGGCTTGTTTTGATCATCGGCCTATTCTTGAACAACCCGAGCGCCTGTCTGAATTCTACGATGCGTTGGTGACCGGTATTGATAAGGAGCTTAACCTCCAGCCGATTGCCTGGGTGATTCAACCCAACCATTATCATATTCTGGTCAAAACTGATTTGGATCTTTTAAGGCCATGGCTGGGGCGTCTGCATAATGGAAAGTCCACGCAGTGGAATCGTGAAGATAAGACTCCGGAGCGCAAAGTCTGGTTTCGTTTTATGGACCGTCGGATGCGTTCGGAAAATCATTATTACGCGACCTTGAATTATATTCACGCTAATCCCGCGAAGCATGGATATGTCCAAAAAGCAACGGATTGGCCCTGGAGCAGCCTGCATGATTATATGGAAACCTGTGGCCGTGATGAATTAATACGGTGGTGGCGTCGGTATCCGGTTAATGATTACGGGAAAGGGTGGGATGATTAG
- a CDS encoding transporter substrate-binding domain-containing protein, translating into MKISMRYGLFIFEKNRRVFPRFCLVSMTLLLLAFAGSSEAVEDNPAFITSAAEFDYPPFSLVDEQGKAGGFSVELMQAALGAMGHKAAFRIGPWDQVRAWLETGEIQALPLVGRTPERENIFDFTFPYMTLHGAIVVREGTTDIHVLDDLRDRSVAVMKGDNAEEFLRREDRGVDIHTTVSFEEALRELSRGRFDAVVIQRLVALRLLQKTGLTNLRIINQPVEGFRQDFCFAVREGDRETLALLNEGLALVMADGTYRHLHAKWFAALELPTGRRIVIGGDHNYPPYEYLDEKGRPAGYNVELTRAIARAVGLDIEFRLGVWNEILEALRKGEIDAVQGMFYSPERDLMFDFSQPHTVSQYVTVLPRGERTPPDTLKDLARYRRIAVQRGDVVLDLMAKEVPIDQVILVDTQEDVLRSLAEKKADCGIVVRVCALNLIEKRNWSNLQLGRKPLFSFDYCYAVPAGHKALLASLSEGLRIIDENAEYRRIHDKWLGVYQDHSIDAMTVLQYAVIVIVPLIVVLLVNLVWTWTMRRKVGERTAELAAVSERNRAILDAAPDIIMEVDADKIYTWANPAGYAFFGSDVIGKTAASYFVGEQDTYQKVDALFNGNENVIYVESWQRRQDGRERLLAWWCRVLKDTGGRVIGGLSTARDITDSKRMEETLRDREMFMRAMISCSPMALYSIDLSGNVSSWNASAERIFGWTAEEVLGRPLPIISEENRLEFEALKEQVTAGRGFVGKEMFRLRKDGSTFPIRLSAAPIRNDDGEIVGIMGAAEDISEQKKLSAQLLQAQKMESVGRLAGGVAHDFNNMLNVIQGYAALALDGLTPDDPFHEDFSEIYEAARRSSDITRQLLAFARMQPIRLEAIDLNETVEAMLKMLRRLIGEDIELVWRPGAGLWAIIMDSSQIDQILANLLVNARDAIDGNGKVVIETGNVHLDEDACADRSDLVPGDYVLLSVSDDGCGMDKEAMDKLFEPFFTTKGLGHGTGLGLATVYGIIRQNNGFINVYSEPGLGATFKIYLPRHRGEAKTAEDRVPAEIYQGRGETVLVVEDEKAVLRLAEKILSGLGYTVLAASGPAQAMKRAGEYAGTIDLLITDVVMPEMNGRELAEKLRGTHPGIKVLYMSGYTADVIANRGILEAGVHFIQKPFTRNDLAMKVREALGNAE; encoded by the coding sequence ATGAAAATATCCATGCGATACGGTTTGTTCATTTTTGAAAAAAACCGGCGTGTTTTTCCCAGGTTCTGCCTGGTGTCCATGACACTATTGCTGTTGGCTTTTGCCGGATCATCCGAAGCCGTTGAAGATAATCCAGCGTTCATCACTTCCGCCGCGGAGTTCGACTACCCGCCTTTCAGCCTTGTCGACGAGCAGGGTAAAGCCGGCGGTTTTTCCGTGGAACTGATGCAGGCGGCTCTCGGGGCCATGGGCCATAAAGCGGCCTTCCGGATCGGGCCCTGGGATCAGGTGCGGGCATGGCTGGAAACCGGTGAGATCCAGGCCCTGCCGCTGGTCGGCCGGACACCCGAGCGGGAAAACATTTTTGATTTCACTTTTCCCTATATGACCCTTCACGGCGCTATCGTTGTGCGGGAGGGGACTACCGATATCCATGTATTGGACGATTTGCGCGACCGGTCCGTGGCCGTGATGAAGGGCGACAACGCCGAAGAGTTTTTGAGAAGGGAGGACCGTGGAGTTGACATCCATACCACGGTCTCCTTTGAGGAGGCCTTGCGCGAACTTTCACGGGGCCGCTTTGACGCCGTGGTGATTCAGCGGCTGGTGGCCCTGCGCCTTCTTCAGAAAACCGGCCTGACTAATCTGCGTATCATTAATCAACCTGTCGAGGGTTTCCGCCAGGATTTCTGTTTTGCCGTTCGGGAGGGGGACCGGGAGACCCTGGCCCTGCTCAACGAGGGCCTGGCCCTGGTCATGGCCGACGGCACCTACCGGCATCTTCATGCCAAATGGTTTGCCGCCCTGGAGCTTCCAACGGGCCGTCGTATCGTCATCGGCGGCGACCATAATTATCCGCCTTATGAATACCTGGATGAAAAAGGCCGTCCCGCGGGATACAACGTGGAACTGACCCGGGCCATTGCCCGGGCCGTCGGACTTGATATCGAGTTCCGTCTGGGCGTTTGGAACGAAATCCTTGAGGCGTTGCGGAAGGGAGAGATCGACGCCGTCCAGGGGATGTTCTATTCACCGGAACGGGACTTGATGTTCGATTTTTCCCAGCCCCACACGGTCAGTCAATATGTGACCGTCTTGCCCCGGGGAGAGAGAACTCCCCCGGACACGCTCAAGGACCTGGCCCGTTACCGTCGGATCGCCGTTCAACGGGGTGATGTCGTCCTTGATCTTATGGCAAAAGAGGTGCCGATCGATCAAGTCATCCTGGTTGATACCCAGGAGGATGTGCTCCGGTCTCTGGCGGAGAAAAAAGCGGATTGCGGCATCGTGGTCCGGGTGTGCGCCCTGAATCTGATTGAAAAACGGAACTGGTCGAATCTGCAACTGGGCCGGAAGCCGCTTTTTTCCTTTGACTATTGCTATGCCGTGCCCGCCGGGCATAAAGCCCTGCTGGCCTCGTTGAGTGAAGGCCTTCGTATTATTGACGAAAACGCGGAATACCGCCGCATTCATGATAAATGGCTGGGAGTCTATCAGGATCATTCCATTGATGCGATGACCGTTTTGCAATACGCTGTCATCGTCATTGTTCCCTTGATTGTGGTCCTGCTGGTCAACCTGGTATGGACATGGACCATGCGCAGAAAGGTGGGCGAGCGCACGGCTGAACTGGCCGCGGTATCCGAAAGAAACCGGGCTATTCTCGACGCGGCGCCGGATATTATCATGGAGGTCGATGCCGACAAAATTTATACCTGGGCCAACCCGGCCGGATACGCGTTTTTCGGATCGGATGTGATCGGTAAAACCGCCGCTTCCTATTTCGTCGGCGAACAGGATACATACCAAAAGGTAGATGCCCTTTTCAATGGAAACGAAAACGTGATCTATGTTGAAAGCTGGCAGCGGCGACAAGACGGCCGGGAACGGCTGCTGGCCTGGTGGTGTCGTGTGCTTAAGGACACGGGAGGCAGGGTGATCGGCGGACTTTCCACGGCACGGGACATTACCGACTCTAAACGCATGGAAGAGACGCTGCGTGACCGGGAGATGTTTATGCGGGCCATGATCTCCTGCTCGCCGATGGCTCTTTACAGTATCGATTTGTCCGGCAACGTTTCCAGCTGGAACGCTTCCGCCGAACGGATTTTCGGCTGGACGGCCGAAGAGGTGCTGGGTCGGCCGCTGCCAATTATATCGGAAGAAAACCGTTTAGAGTTTGAGGCATTGAAAGAGCAAGTCACTGCCGGCCGGGGATTTGTCGGCAAAGAGATGTTCCGTCTTCGTAAAGACGGATCCACTTTTCCGATTCGTCTGTCCGCCGCCCCTATTCGCAACGACGACGGGGAGATCGTGGGCATTATGGGAGCGGCGGAAGACATTTCCGAACAGAAGAAGCTTTCCGCCCAGCTTCTCCAGGCCCAGAAGATGGAGTCCGTGGGCCGTCTGGCCGGTGGCGTGGCCCACGATTTCAATAACATGCTCAACGTTATTCAGGGTTACGCGGCGCTTGCTCTGGACGGTTTGACGCCGGATGATCCGTTTCATGAAGACTTTTCGGAGATTTATGAGGCAGCCCGGCGGTCTTCCGATATCACGCGTCAGTTGCTGGCTTTTGCCCGAATGCAGCCGATCCGTCTGGAAGCGATCGATCTGAACGAGACCGTGGAAGCCATGCTTAAAATGTTGCGGCGCCTCATCGGTGAGGATATCGAACTTGTCTGGCGACCCGGCGCCGGTTTATGGGCGATTATAATGGATTCGTCCCAGATCGATCAGATTCTGGCCAACCTCCTGGTTAACGCCCGGGATGCCATTGACGGTAACGGCAAGGTGGTCATTGAAACCGGTAATGTTCACCTGGATGAAGATGCTTGCGCCGATCGGTCCGATCTGGTTCCTGGAGATTATGTGCTGCTGTCGGTAAGCGATGACGGCTGCGGCATGGACAAGGAGGCCATGGACAAGCTGTTTGAACCTTTTTTTACCACCAAGGGACTTGGGCACGGTACCGGCCTTGGACTGGCCACGGTATACGGCATTATCCGCCAGAACAACGGCTTCATCAATGTGTATAGCGAGCCGGGTCTCGGCGCTACATTTAAGATTTATCTGCCGCGGCACCGGGGGGAAGCAAAGACGGCCGAAGACCGGGTACCGGCCGAAATTTATCAGGGTCGGGGTGAAACCGTGCTGGTGGTCGAGGATGAAAAGGCGGTTCTGCGGCTTGCCGAAAAGATTCTGTCCGGTCTTGGCTACACCGTGCTGGCGGCGTCCGGACCGGCACAGGCCATGAAAAGGGCCGGAGAATACGCGGGCACTATCGACCTGTTGATAACCGACGTGGTCATGCCGGAAATGAATGGAAGGGAGCTGGCTGAAAAACTGCGGGGCACTCATCCCGGGATAAAGGTGTTGTATATGTCCGGATATACAGCCGATGTCATCGCCAATCGGGGCATTCTGGAAGCAGGCGTACATTTCATCCAGAAGCCGTTTACCCGGAATGACCTGGCGATGAAAGTTCGGGAGGCACTCGGGAATGCGGAATGA
- a CDS encoding response regulator: MELNRKRLVFFSRLLVIITIAYIMVLAPAGDNFRLWGYGFIAFYLATNLIIHYLPDRFFSHPAVFYCIVLVDCVLIVTGIYLSGMEGSDLYLIFFVIVCLATLGSELRNLIIASVLFVMIYGWLLYRQGLLQGDMAVSYCLRLPFILVVALFLGYIVDLQSRAQKERLAASENRYRVFVNKLPVGIYQQTIGDNSRFLLMNNCFFEMFGYDRKDLQGKETDAIYARQEQRQDMFRRLEREKHVEGFSLDLRRRDGSVFNGTVWARKYNDDNREIIEGVIIDVTELKEAENALKAMERQLQQAQKMEAIGVLAGGVAHNFNNNLMSILGHVSAMLLDRKPSDPDYEPLRSISLAIREAASLTRNLLGFARGGAYEVLPLDLNELVVNEDRIFSSASKSVRIHEQLGESLWAVEADRSQLQQVMMNLYVNAAQAMTKTGSGDIFVSTANVLLDESIVRSHHLPPGRYVKIAVRDTGCGMDETVMGKIFDPFFTTKMPGEGTGLGLSSVYGIIKNHNGFIEVDSRPMQGSVFTIYLPATDKIVVRDDERPPEEVKKGSGVILVVDDEEMVLKSCERLLKRLNYHVLTAQNGLAAMDIYRERGQNVDLVMLDMLMPEMSGGVIFERLKEMNPDIKVLLSSGYSLNEQARDILSRGCRGFIQKPFDVGELSKKITEIISGQERGTRPVQCAGGEKCRQQPFNEVRI; encoded by the coding sequence TGAATCGAAAACGCCTGGTCTTTTTCAGCCGGTTACTGGTCATCATTACCATTGCCTATATCATGGTGCTGGCGCCGGCCGGCGACAATTTCCGCTTGTGGGGATATGGCTTTATCGCGTTTTATCTGGCCACCAATCTGATCATTCATTATCTGCCCGACCGATTTTTCTCCCATCCGGCCGTGTTCTACTGCATTGTTCTGGTGGATTGCGTTTTAATAGTCACCGGCATTTATCTCTCCGGAATGGAAGGGTCGGATCTGTACCTGATTTTTTTTGTAATCGTCTGTCTGGCCACCCTGGGTTCGGAACTGCGGAATCTGATTATCGCCAGCGTCCTGTTTGTGATGATTTACGGCTGGCTTTTATACCGGCAGGGTCTGTTGCAGGGGGATATGGCGGTCAGCTATTGCCTTCGGCTTCCCTTCATTCTGGTCGTGGCGCTTTTCCTGGGATATATCGTCGATCTTCAATCCCGGGCACAGAAAGAGCGTCTGGCGGCTTCCGAGAACCGGTACCGGGTGTTTGTGAATAAGCTGCCGGTGGGAATTTATCAGCAGACCATCGGCGACAACAGCCGTTTTCTTCTGATGAACAATTGCTTCTTTGAGATGTTCGGTTATGACCGGAAAGATTTACAGGGGAAGGAAACGGACGCTATTTATGCCAGACAGGAGCAGAGACAGGATATGTTCCGCAGGCTGGAGCGTGAAAAACACGTGGAAGGATTCTCTCTGGATCTTCGTCGCCGGGATGGATCGGTTTTCAATGGCACCGTTTGGGCAAGAAAATATAATGACGACAATCGGGAGATCATCGAGGGTGTCATCATCGATGTAACGGAATTGAAAGAAGCGGAAAATGCGCTGAAAGCCATGGAACGACAACTTCAACAGGCCCAGAAAATGGAAGCTATCGGCGTCCTGGCCGGAGGTGTCGCCCACAATTTCAATAACAATCTGATGAGTATTCTGGGGCATGTTTCCGCCATGCTGCTGGACAGGAAGCCGTCCGACCCCGACTACGAACCGCTCAGGAGCATCAGCCTGGCCATCAGGGAGGCCGCTTCTCTGACCCGGAATCTGCTGGGATTTGCCCGGGGCGGCGCCTATGAGGTCTTGCCGCTTGACCTGAACGAACTGGTGGTCAACGAAGATCGCATTTTCAGCAGTGCCAGCAAAAGCGTGCGAATACACGAACAACTGGGAGAAAGCCTCTGGGCGGTGGAAGCCGATAGGAGTCAGCTCCAGCAGGTCATGATGAACCTGTACGTCAACGCGGCCCAGGCCATGACCAAAACCGGCTCGGGCGACATATTTGTCAGCACCGCCAACGTTCTGTTGGATGAAAGCATCGTAAGGTCCCATCATTTGCCCCCGGGCAGATATGTCAAAATCGCCGTCCGGGATACGGGCTGCGGCATGGATGAGACCGTAATGGGAAAAATATTCGACCCGTTTTTTACTACTAAAATGCCCGGGGAAGGCACCGGATTAGGACTTTCGTCGGTTTACGGCATCATAAAAAACCATAACGGTTTTATCGAAGTAGACAGCAGGCCGATGCAAGGATCCGTTTTTACAATTTATCTTCCGGCAACGGACAAAATCGTCGTCCGCGATGACGAGCGTCCTCCGGAAGAAGTGAAAAAAGGATCGGGGGTTATTCTGGTCGTAGATGATGAGGAGATGGTCCTGAAGTCTTGTGAACGGTTGCTGAAACGGTTGAACTATCATGTCCTTACGGCTCAGAACGGATTAGCGGCGATGGATATTTATCGGGAACGCGGCCAGAATGTTGATCTGGTTATGCTGGACATGCTGATGCCGGAAATGAGCGGCGGCGTAATATTTGAGAGACTCAAGGAAATGAACCCGGATATAAAAGTATTGCTTTCCAGCGGGTACAGCCTGAATGAACAGGCCCGGGACATCCTTTCCCGCGGATGCCGGGGGTTTATTCAGAAGCCCTTTGACGTGGGTGAGCTATCAAAAAAAATAACGGAAATTATCAGTGGACAGGAGCGCGGAACGAGGCCTGTTCAATGCGCTGGTGGCGAAAAATGCAGACAACAACCATTTAATGAGGTGAGGATATGA
- a CDS encoding PAS domain S-box protein — protein MTNNHPAGKSEPMTSSGNRSILYSGLIATFAALVIAGILFGWETVRQTDREMRERLLLQARLAAAMVDMEQVRSLSGTGADLENPAYMRLKRQFASVRQAHDQCRFVYLMGRGPDGKIFIFVDNEPPDSSDYSPPGQIYDEASAGFHGVFLGSGESVEGPVSDRWGSWVSALIPLREPDTGALVAVFGLDIDARDWQRMVLSSAVMPMGMTAVLIILLAMSYALAFSRRRALDHQEKLQENREILARLSDETEKQRRLMESLLDAIPAPVFFKDRNGDYLGCNPAFEKITGVTKTDIIGKKPHDLWPEQFSSTYIDRDMELLAAGGRQQYEFQYPGADGSERDVIFYKSTFIDAKGEIDGIVGVMLDITERKKAEEQLRRLKLAVEQTIDGLAVADLDGKVVFTNKAWADMHGYDTADLVGRHLGIFHTEEQMREHVRPFNEKVRIAGSFHGEVGHVRKDGSVFLTWMSTALMHDEQMQPVGLVAVARDISEQKKTEEELIRLRLAIDQVGDMIVITDTQGIIQYVNPAFEQVTGYGRREAVGQNPRIMKSGRQDQVFYENLWATITSGRTWQGRMINRRKDGTFFTEDATISPVHDAAGRIVNFVAVKRDITEHIRLTTQLQHSQKMETVGRLAGGVAHDFNNMLNVIIGHAEMADEGLAPDDPFHQDIQEILGAARRSAEITRQLLAFARKQTITPEVLDLNAMVEGMLKMLRRITGEDIDLVWHPYPGLWPINIDPGQVDQIMANLMVNASEAITGAGRIIVETANMTPDETFCANYDGLVPGDYVHLSISDNGRGMDQAMLVKLFEPFFTTKRVGEGSGLGLATVYGIVKQNNGYIYAESEPMTGTTFRIFLPRHTVQPGQHRAIASAEISPGRGAIVLIVEDEASILKLARRILERQGYMILTAGSTAEALALAEGHKPPIDLLITDVIMPGMNGRELFERLRLFHPDVQVLYMSGYTADIIGQRGVLTDEVHFIHKPFSNQDLVDKVKETLNA, from the coding sequence ATGACCAACAACCATCCGGCCGGTAAATCAGAACCGATGACGTCATCCGGGAATCGATCCATCCTTTATTCCGGTCTGATTGCTACCTTCGCGGCTCTGGTGATCGCCGGGATTCTGTTCGGCTGGGAAACCGTGCGGCAGACCGACCGGGAAATGCGCGAGCGCCTGTTGCTGCAAGCCCGTCTGGCGGCCGCAATGGTGGATATGGAACAGGTCCGTTCACTTTCCGGTACCGGAGCCGATCTTGAAAATCCAGCATACATGAGGCTCAAACGGCAGTTCGCCTCCGTCAGGCAGGCTCATGATCAATGCCGCTTTGTATATCTGATGGGCCGTGGGCCGGACGGCAAAATTTTTATCTTCGTGGATAACGAACCGCCCGACTCAAGTGATTACTCTCCTCCCGGCCAGATATACGATGAAGCATCGGCTGGATTTCATGGCGTCTTTCTCGGCAGCGGGGAATCCGTGGAAGGCCCGGTATCGGATCGCTGGGGAAGCTGGGTTTCAGCCCTGATCCCGTTGCGAGAGCCTGATACAGGAGCCTTGGTCGCTGTTTTCGGCCTGGATATCGACGCCCGCGATTGGCAACGGATGGTTCTGTCGTCCGCCGTCATGCCCATGGGGATGACGGCGGTGCTGATCATTCTCCTGGCCATGAGTTACGCCCTGGCCTTCTCGCGGCGCCGTGCCCTGGATCACCAGGAGAAGCTGCAAGAAAACCGGGAAATACTGGCGCGATTATCCGATGAAACCGAAAAACAGCGGCGGCTGATGGAGTCGCTGCTCGATGCCATACCCGCTCCGGTATTTTTTAAGGACAGAAACGGTGATTATCTGGGCTGTAACCCGGCTTTTGAAAAGATAACGGGCGTAACCAAAACCGATATTATCGGCAAGAAGCCCCATGACCTGTGGCCCGAGCAGTTCAGCTCGACTTACATCGACCGGGATATGGAACTGCTTGCCGCCGGCGGCAGGCAGCAATACGAATTCCAATATCCCGGCGCCGACGGATCCGAACGGGACGTCATTTTTTACAAGTCTACATTTATTGACGCGAAGGGTGAAATCGACGGAATCGTCGGCGTCATGCTGGATATCACCGAACGGAAAAAAGCGGAAGAACAACTGCGCCGGCTGAAACTCGCCGTGGAACAGACTATTGACGGACTCGCCGTGGCCGATCTCGATGGAAAAGTCGTTTTCACCAACAAGGCCTGGGCCGATATGCACGGTTATGACACAGCCGATCTTGTCGGCCGTCATCTCGGCATATTCCATACCGAAGAACAGATGAGGGAGCATGTCCGGCCATTTAACGAAAAAGTGAGGATCGCGGGCAGTTTTCATGGTGAAGTCGGTCATGTCCGTAAGGATGGGTCCGTTTTTTTGACCTGGATGAGTACTGCCCTGATGCATGACGAGCAGATGCAACCCGTCGGCCTGGTGGCCGTGGCCCGGGACATCAGCGAACAGAAAAAAACTGAGGAAGAACTTATCCGATTACGACTGGCCATTGATCAGGTCGGCGACATGATCGTGATCACCGACACGCAAGGGATCATACAATACGTCAACCCGGCCTTTGAGCAGGTCACGGGGTATGGTCGACGCGAAGCCGTCGGACAGAATCCGCGTATCATGAAGAGCGGCCGGCAGGATCAGGTATTTTATGAAAACCTGTGGGCAACCATCACCTCCGGCCGGACCTGGCAGGGCCGCATGATCAACCGTCGCAAGGACGGCACTTTTTTTACCGAGGACGCCACCATCTCTCCGGTTCATGATGCCGCCGGTCGCATCGTCAATTTCGTTGCCGTCAAAAGGGACATAACCGAACATATCCGGCTGACGACCCAGCTTCAGCATTCGCAGAAAATGGAAACCGTCGGCCGGCTGGCCGGAGGCGTGGCCCATGATTTTAACAATATGCTCAATGTGATTATCGGACATGCTGAAATGGCCGATGAAGGACTGGCGCCGGATGATCCGTTTCATCAAGACATACAGGAAATTCTCGGCGCGGCCCGGCGATCCGCCGAAATCACGCGACAACTCCTGGCTTTTGCCCGCAAACAGACGATCACGCCCGAAGTACTCGACCTGAATGCCATGGTGGAAGGAATGCTCAAGATGCTGCGGCGCATCACCGGCGAAGATATCGACCTTGTCTGGCATCCGTATCCCGGTTTGTGGCCGATAAATATTGACCCCGGACAGGTGGATCAGATCATGGCCAATCTTATGGTTAACGCCAGTGAAGCTATTACCGGAGCAGGCCGGATCATCGTTGAAACCGCTAATATGACCCCCGACGAAACCTTCTGCGCCAATTATGATGGCCTGGTTCCCGGAGATTACGTTCACCTGTCCATCAGCGACAACGGCCGGGGCATGGACCAGGCCATGCTGGTCAAACTATTTGAGCCTTTTTTTACCACCAAGAGGGTAGGGGAGGGCTCAGGCCTGGGGCTGGCCACGGTCTACGGCATCGTCAAGCAGAACAACGGATACATCTATGCCGAGAGCGAACCGATGACAGGCACGACCTTCCGGATTTTTCTGCCCCGTCACACGGTTCAACCTGGTCAACACCGGGCAATCGCCTCCGCGGAAATATCCCCAGGCAGGGGCGCTATTGTTCTGATTGTTGAAGATGAGGCGTCTATCCTGAAGTTGGCCAGACGTATTCTGGAACGACAAGGGTACATGATCCTGACCGCCGGATCTACGGCTGAAGCACTGGCGTTGGCGGAAGGGCACAAGCCGCCGATTGATCTGCTGATTACTGACGTTATAATGCCGGGAATGAACGGCCGGGAACTGTTTGAACGCCTGCGGCTCTTTCATCCGGATGTCCAGGTGTTGTACATGTCCGGTTACACGGCTGATATCATCGGGCAGCGGGGGGTGTTGACCGATGAAGTTCATTTTATTCACAAGCCTTTTTCCAATCAGGATTTGGTGGATAAGGTGAAGGAAACATTGAACGCCTGA